In Vigna unguiculata cultivar IT97K-499-35 chromosome 3, ASM411807v1, whole genome shotgun sequence, a single genomic region encodes these proteins:
- the LOC114177517 gene encoding bidirectional sugar transporter N3-like — translation MANDAPYVFAVGILGNLVSFCCFLAPVPTFYRVCKKKTTEGFQSLPYVAALFTSMLWIFYAYIKTGEILLITINAFGCFIETVYLVIYITYCPRKARFFTFKMIFLFNVGVIFLVVLLTHVLAKERTARIELLGWICVVLSTSVFAAPLSIIKVVIRTKSVEFMPITLSLLLTVSAIMWLAYGILLRDIYVTLPNFVGITFGTIQIVLYFIYRKHTPSKDQKLPEHKDNATNEENANTAVSSENHAANSGGFVDIEIGEKKGVKKVEEAQKKQDQTENKTREASTQQVQHN, via the exons ATGGCTAACGATGCCCCTTATGTTTTTGCTGTTGGAATTTTGG GTAACCTAGTCTCCTTCTGTTGCTTTCTAGCACCAGT ACCAACGTTTTATCGAGTTTGTAAGAAGAAAACCACAGAAGGTTTCCAATCACTTCCTTACGTTGCTGCACTCTTCACCTCAATGCTTTGGATTTTTTATGCTTACATAAAGACAGGAGAAATACTTCTTATCACCATCAACGCATTTGGTTGTTTCATAGAGACAGTTTACCTTGTCATCTATATAACTTACTGTCCCAGGAAAGCTAGG TTTTTTACCTTCAAGATGATTTTCTTGTTCAACGTTGGAGTCATTTTCTTGGTTGTTCTTCTCACTCACGTTCTAGCAAAAGAACGAACAGCACGTATTGAGCTTCTTGGGTGGATCTGTGTAGTTCTTTCTACCAGTGTTTTTGCAGCACCTTTGAGCATCATT AAAGTGGTTATTCGCACGAAAAGTGTAGAGTTCATGCCTATTACTCTTTCACTCCTTCTCACAGTGAGTGCAATTATGTGGTTGGCATACGGTATTCTCCTGAGGGACATCTATGTTACA CTTCCGAACTTCGTGGGTATCACATTTGGAACAATTCAGATAGTGCTCTATTTTATATACAGAAAGCACACTCCAAGTAAGGATCAAAAGCTGCCAGAACACAAAGACAATGCTACGAATGAAGAAAACGCCAACACGGCAGTGAGCAGTGAGAATCATGCAGCGAACAGTGGTGGATTTGTGGACATTGAGATTGGAGAGAAGAAGGGAGTGAAGAAAGTTGAGGAAGCACAGAAAAAACAGGaccaaacagaaaacaaaacaagggaAGCTAGCACTCAACAAGTACAACATAATTAA
- the LOC114174990 gene encoding bidirectional sugar transporter SWEET14-like: MAMHRESWAFVFGLLGNIISFGVFLAPLPTFYQIYKKKSTEGFQSLPYVVALFSAMLWIYYAFVKRESALLLITINTFGIVVESIYLTIFLIYAPRKPRLTTIKLLLLLNVFGFGAMLLSTLYLSKGAKRLAIIGWICLVFNISVFAAPLFIIKRVIKTRSVEYMPFTLSMFLTINAVMWFFYGLLLRDYYVALPNTLGFLFGIIQMVMYLMYRNATPVALDEPVKVQEANGHIIGAVKMGTMEPNHAGAGLGAVGKV, encoded by the exons ATGGCCATGCATCGCGAATCTTGGGCTTTTGTGTTCGGTCTTCTGG GCAACATCATCTCCTTTGGAGTGTTTCTTGCTCCATT GCCAACCTTTTACCAAATCTACAAGAAGAAATCCACTGAAGGGTTTCAGTCACTTCCTTACGTTGTTGCACTGTTCAGTGCAATGCTTTGGATTTACTATGCATTCGTCAAAAGAGAATCTGCTCTTCTCCTCATCACCATTAACACTTTTGGAATTGTTGTGGAATCAATTTACCTTACAATCTTCTTAATTTACGCTCCAAGGAAGCCTAGG CTTACGACCATCAAGCTTCTTCTGTTGCTGAATGTGTTTGGGTTCGGAGCCATGCTTCTGTCAACTCTCTACCTGTCGAAGGGAGCAAAGCGTCTTGCCATCATAGGATGGATTTGCCTTGTTTTCAACATCAGTGTCTTTGCTGCACCTCTCTTCATCATT AAGCGAGTGATTAAGACAAGGAGCGTGGAATACATGCCATTTACCTTGTCCATGTTTTTGACCATCAATGCTGTTATGTGGTTCTTCTACGGTCTTCTTCTCAGGGATTATTACGTTGCT CTCCCAAACACACTCGGGTTTCTGTTCGGGATAATTCAGATGGTGATGTATTTGATGTACAGAAACGCCACCCCAGTGGCACTAGATGAGCCGGTGAAGGTTCAAGAAGCGAATGGGCACATAATTGGAGCTGTGAAGATGGGAACAATGGAACCCAACCATGCAGGTGCTGGTCTTGGTGCTGTTGGCAAAGTCTGA